One stretch of Chitinophaga pendula DNA includes these proteins:
- a CDS encoding App1 family protein: MSWMKKILSRLRLTNEVTIKLYHGFGGVEQLEIFGHVLQLSPLPRRKYRQRIFSNMLALLRLFIVKPCPHTTVQLEWEGRVVTAIASDDGFFRLAWRPAVMPAAGWHDVTVSVAEEGLEHIHAKGVVFIPHRSQYGCISDIDDTFLISHSSTIFKRMKILLTRNARTRMPFEGVVQHYQLLSQREGGALPNPFFYVSSSEWNLYDYILEFSHTHELPLGVYLLSQLKPWYLLWKSGQNKHATKFTRISRILSSYPHMRFVLLGDDTQEDPNIYRALAVHFPEQIICIYFRHIRKDRFTAVSALVGEIKHMGIPCCYFSHSHEAIVHSRQIGLIS; this comes from the coding sequence ATGTCATGGATGAAAAAAATACTGTCACGACTGCGATTGACCAATGAGGTTACCATCAAGCTGTATCATGGTTTCGGGGGTGTAGAGCAACTAGAAATATTTGGTCATGTATTACAGCTATCTCCTTTGCCCAGGCGGAAGTACCGGCAGCGGATCTTTTCGAATATGCTGGCATTGTTGCGGTTATTTATTGTGAAGCCCTGTCCGCATACGACGGTGCAGTTGGAGTGGGAGGGAAGAGTGGTGACTGCCATTGCCAGTGATGACGGTTTTTTCCGGCTGGCCTGGCGGCCGGCGGTGATGCCGGCAGCGGGGTGGCATGATGTGACGGTTAGTGTGGCGGAAGAGGGGCTGGAACATATTCATGCGAAGGGTGTGGTGTTTATTCCACACCGTAGTCAATATGGGTGTATTTCTGATATTGACGATACTTTTCTGATCTCACATTCGTCGACGATCTTCAAACGGATGAAGATATTGCTTACGCGGAATGCCCGGACGCGGATGCCTTTTGAAGGGGTTGTACAGCATTACCAGCTACTCAGTCAGCGTGAGGGAGGTGCTTTACCGAACCCATTTTTTTATGTATCCAGCAGTGAATGGAACCTGTATGACTACATCCTGGAGTTTTCGCATACGCATGAGTTGCCATTGGGGGTTTATTTGCTAAGCCAATTGAAGCCCTGGTATTTGTTATGGAAATCCGGGCAAAACAAACATGCTACTAAGTTTACGCGTATCAGTCGTATTCTGAGCAGTTATCCGCATATGCGGTTTGTGCTGCTGGGGGATGATACGCAGGAGGATCCTAATATATACCGTGCGCTGGCGGTGCATTTTCCGGAGCAGATCATCTGTATTTATTTCCGGCATATACGGAAGGACCGGTTTACGGCGGTATCGGCGTTGGTGGGGGAGATCAAACATATGGGTATTCCCTGTTGTTATTTCAGTCACAGTCACGAAGCGATCGTACATTCCCGGCAGATAGGGTTGATCTCTTAA
- a CDS encoding T9SS type A sorting domain-containing protein — MSSYHTVAAQVTLQADGPGNTYELLSSVLGGSPYEAPDCLHTAFGRHISEVFDSQLGKNVFVFTLHVDNDGDGCSRSDRQRNEIKTYGPSPDNLKGTLGETHTYRWKFKLDQNFQPSASFTHVHQLKASGGDDDGAPIITLSPRKANPDKFQLLHTPSNGAQTEMTSVPLAGFKGVWVEVIEKVKYAEQGTYQVTIKRVSDGVTLLNWSSNNIDTWRAGADFVRPKWGIYRSLNNLSQLRDEAVRFADFCIAEGNATCGPINITADVDAENARKEGDVKAPLTSAPLQAFPNPVGHQLMVTYSLPEVTGQAVLGIYDLKGTLVKQVNALPQHAGQYNTAIDTGDLPNGVYVVRLSYNGTVRTIKIVKQ; from the coding sequence ATGTCCAGTTATCATACTGTTGCGGCGCAAGTGACGCTACAGGCTGATGGTCCCGGCAACACCTACGAACTGTTATCTTCTGTGTTGGGCGGTAGCCCTTACGAGGCACCTGATTGTCTGCATACCGCATTTGGCAGGCATATTTCTGAGGTCTTTGACAGCCAGTTAGGTAAAAATGTTTTTGTATTCACGCTGCATGTAGATAACGACGGGGATGGATGCTCCCGATCGGACCGTCAACGTAATGAGATAAAAACTTACGGGCCTTCTCCGGACAACCTGAAGGGTACGCTGGGGGAGACGCATACGTACCGTTGGAAGTTCAAACTTGATCAGAATTTCCAGCCATCGGCCAGTTTTACGCATGTGCATCAGCTGAAGGCGAGCGGGGGTGACGACGACGGAGCGCCGATCATCACTTTATCGCCGCGTAAGGCTAATCCTGATAAGTTTCAACTATTGCATACGCCATCCAACGGCGCGCAGACGGAGATGACCAGTGTACCGCTGGCAGGCTTCAAAGGCGTGTGGGTGGAAGTGATTGAAAAAGTGAAATATGCAGAGCAGGGCACTTACCAGGTTACTATAAAAAGGGTATCTGACGGTGTTACGCTACTTAACTGGAGTAGCAATAACATTGATACCTGGCGTGCCGGGGCAGATTTTGTGCGGCCTAAATGGGGTATTTACCGCAGTCTGAATAACCTGTCTCAACTCCGCGATGAGGCGGTGCGTTTTGCTGATTTCTGTATTGCAGAAGGTAATGCTACCTGTGGTCCTATCAATATTACTGCTGATGTCGATGCTGAAAATGCGCGTAAGGAGGGTGATGTAAAGGCGCCGTTGACATCGGCGCCGTTGCAGGCATTCCCTAATCCTGTGGGCCATCAATTGATGGTCACTTATTCGCTACCGGAGGTAACTGGTCAGGCTGTATTAGGTATTTATGATCTAAAGGGAACGCTAGTCAAACAGGTGAATGCCCTTCCTCAACATGCCGGCCAATACAACACTGCTATTGATACCGGTGATCTTCCGAACGGCGTATATGTAGTGCGGCTCAGTTACAACGGTACGGTACGAACTATTAAGATCGTTAAACAATAA
- a CDS encoding CBM96 family carbohydrate-binding protein, whose product MQQSLNLGKQLFIRPLRILFQPTRLLAAGAVLCGMFSTAKAQVFLRADGPGNTYELIESVLGSNTAGEVPDCAHPSFGRHITEAFDSQLGKNVFIFHIHVTPDNDRCGGNIDRQRNEIKAHGPSPESVKGRNGETMTYRWKFKIDAGFIPTGSFCHIHQIKAGDGDDGAPLITLTPRAGNPQKLQVIHSTGSGGTGGEVASANLSGFKGVWVDVVEKIKYGVNGTYSVVIKRVSDGATLLSYSNNNINMWRDGTTFCRPKWGIYRKLTPEIRDEQVRFADFCIAKGSTPCPDDNIPSNQPPTASITAPANNAIFNAPASISITANASDADGSISKVEFFNGDNKLGEATASPYQYAWNNVAAGTYTLTVVATDNKGAATTSTAVNVTVNGGGGSNISLSAIQDAYVRSGSYAATNHGSTDASQLVTKLNPTSPSDNERQTYLTFDAGSARGVTNATLRLYGAVADNRSSNINVAVYPVSNTSWTESTINWNNKPATGSAALSQVTVTDNTSRYYSWDVTDYVKSEIAAGRTKVSFALRSLEATDPVIKWNADEAGSNKPALVLTTGSTALPLKSAGTGKEQDEIQLNSFPNPFTGPAAVQFRTVRSGHVRLALLDGRGQVVQELLNEYLQPGQHTVQMNGSGLANGAYILQLTNNGKGKTKMIIKQ is encoded by the coding sequence ATGCAACAATCTCTAAACCTGGGGAAACAACTGTTTATTCGTCCCCTCCGCATTCTTTTTCAGCCGACCCGTCTGCTAGCGGCAGGGGCGGTATTGTGTGGCATGTTTAGTACTGCCAAAGCGCAAGTCTTTTTAAGAGCCGATGGTCCTGGCAACACCTATGAGCTGATAGAAAGTGTATTGGGCAGTAACACGGCCGGGGAGGTTCCTGACTGTGCTCATCCCAGTTTCGGCCGGCACATTACGGAAGCTTTTGACAGTCAGCTAGGCAAGAATGTATTTATTTTTCACATACACGTGACGCCGGACAACGATCGCTGCGGGGGTAATATTGACCGGCAGCGTAATGAAATTAAGGCGCACGGGCCATCACCGGAGAGTGTGAAGGGCCGTAATGGAGAGACGATGACCTATCGTTGGAAGTTTAAGATCGATGCGGGATTTATTCCTACCGGCAGTTTCTGTCATATTCACCAGATCAAGGCCGGGGATGGTGATGATGGGGCGCCACTTATTACGTTGACACCACGTGCCGGCAATCCGCAGAAGCTGCAGGTGATCCACAGCACCGGTAGTGGTGGCACCGGTGGGGAGGTAGCCAGCGCTAATTTGTCAGGATTCAAAGGGGTGTGGGTAGATGTGGTAGAGAAGATCAAATATGGCGTTAACGGTACTTACAGTGTAGTCATTAAACGTGTAAGTGACGGAGCGACCTTATTGTCTTATTCAAATAACAACATCAATATGTGGAGGGATGGTACTACTTTTTGCCGTCCTAAGTGGGGTATCTACCGCAAGCTAACCCCTGAAATACGGGACGAGCAGGTGCGGTTTGCCGACTTTTGTATTGCCAAGGGCAGTACTCCCTGCCCGGATGACAATATCCCTTCCAATCAGCCTCCTACTGCCAGTATTACGGCACCGGCGAACAACGCGATCTTTAATGCGCCTGCCAGTATCAGCATTACGGCGAATGCCAGCGATGCTGACGGCAGTATTAGCAAGGTGGAGTTTTTCAACGGGGATAACAAACTGGGAGAAGCGACTGCCAGCCCTTATCAATATGCCTGGAACAATGTAGCTGCCGGCACTTATACGCTGACAGTGGTGGCTACCGACAATAAGGGGGCGGCTACTACTTCTACCGCAGTAAACGTTACCGTAAACGGAGGCGGCGGTAGTAACATTTCTCTTTCAGCGATACAGGATGCCTATGTGCGTAGTGGTAGTTATGCTGCGACCAATCATGGCAGTACAGATGCCAGTCAGCTGGTGACGAAGCTGAATCCTACGAGTCCATCTGATAATGAGCGGCAGACGTATCTCACCTTCGATGCAGGTAGTGCCAGAGGGGTGACCAATGCTACGTTGCGATTGTACGGTGCCGTTGCAGACAACAGGAGCAGCAATATTAATGTGGCGGTGTACCCTGTATCCAATACCAGCTGGACGGAGTCGACTATCAACTGGAATAATAAACCGGCAACGGGCAGTGCGGCGCTTTCACAGGTAACGGTAACTGATAATACCTCGCGTTATTATAGCTGGGATGTTACTGATTATGTAAAAAGTGAGATCGCTGCCGGACGCACGAAAGTGTCGTTTGCGCTTCGCAGCCTGGAGGCTACAGATCCTGTTATTAAATGGAATGCGGATGAAGCAGGGTCGAACAAGCCGGCGTTGGTACTTACTACCGGTTCGACGGCTTTGCCATTGAAATCTGCCGGTACTGGTAAGGAGCAGGATGAGATACAACTTAACAGTTTCCCTAATCCATTTACTGGTCCGGCTGCGGTTCAATTCAGGACGGTGAGATCCGGTCATGTGCGGCTGGCGTTGCTAGACGGCCGGGGACAGGTTGTACAGGAGTTGCTGAACGAGTACCTGCAGCCCGGTCAACATACTGTTCAAATGAATGGGTCCGGCCTAGCTAATGGTGCTTATATTTTGCAGCTTACCAATAACGGCAAGGGTAAAACGAAGATGATCATTAAGCAATAA
- a CDS encoding TonB-dependent receptor, translating to MRIAYNTMVRLLCLVFTVFITLPAFSETEPLSAIKGTVTTADGTPAAFVAVQIKEKNRGTLTNEKGEFVFKRMHPGRYTLAVMLMGYKTITQEVEVKQDEIVTVSLQLEASNKQLQEVIISGNRNRYTTDSLSASLRLKTPLLEVPQNIQVISANIIADQQVFDIVDGITRNVSGATRLGHWDNQYANIRMRGSKIPAFRNGMNIEASWGPTAEDAAMIERIEFVKGPAGFMLANGEPGGFYNVVTKKPTGITKGAVNVSMGSFSTYRAAVDLDGKLSKDGKLLYRLNVAGQQKDFYTKYNYSNRYLFAPVVKYLVDDRTSVTFEYTYQTSKYLSNGNYTFSKRKLLDENISNDFFYGDPSVEPGKLNDHSAYIYFDHQLNDRWQAHAQVAYFNFSMVANSMWANSVQENGDMDRYFSIGDEAGENRFAQISFSGEEYTGKVRHRILAGLDMGNKKFWGDFRTLNPSIRFAKGELFNVYNPKYGLPFDSIPKIDRSQSVRTRAGQSDYISVVNYTSVYVQDELAFFNNKLRLSLAGRFTYAETVGKTKTAGLKDNVVTPRVGLSYSIDKATTVYALYDNSFVPQTGLDSNLVAFKPVKGVDYEVGAKREWANGKWLTSISAYRISRENAKVPLGFKDSRGADVYDVLGQTVTKGIEADISGEVLPGLNVTLNYAYTDAKITKEAASAKTKTVGNVTPNTSAHITNAWISYRLGNGPLSGLGVTGGFQWLADRYVGTTKTPNIPNYFRVDGGLSYQRGKYNISMLVNNLLDDRTLLTSASLPTSPAGYYSYIVEARRNFRLTIGYRF from the coding sequence ATGCGTATCGCTTACAACACAATGGTGAGGCTACTTTGTCTGGTATTCACCGTATTCATTACTTTACCCGCCTTTTCAGAGACAGAACCACTCTCCGCTATTAAAGGAACCGTTACCACCGCAGATGGTACCCCCGCTGCTTTTGTCGCCGTGCAGATCAAAGAAAAAAATCGCGGAACACTCACGAACGAGAAAGGGGAGTTCGTTTTTAAAAGAATGCATCCAGGCCGTTACACACTGGCCGTAATGCTTATGGGATATAAAACAATTACCCAGGAAGTAGAAGTCAAACAGGATGAGATCGTTACCGTATCCCTCCAATTGGAAGCTTCCAACAAACAACTACAGGAAGTAATCATCAGTGGCAACAGAAATCGCTATACCACTGATAGCCTCTCCGCTAGCCTTCGCTTGAAAACACCCTTACTGGAAGTACCACAGAATATTCAAGTAATCTCCGCAAACATTATCGCCGATCAACAAGTGTTCGATATCGTCGATGGTATCACCCGCAACGTAAGCGGCGCCACCCGCCTCGGCCACTGGGATAACCAATATGCCAACATCCGTATGCGTGGTTCCAAGATTCCCGCCTTTAGAAACGGCATGAACATCGAAGCCAGCTGGGGACCTACCGCAGAAGATGCGGCCATGATAGAACGGATCGAATTCGTAAAAGGCCCCGCCGGTTTCATGCTGGCAAATGGCGAACCTGGCGGATTCTATAACGTAGTCACTAAAAAACCTACCGGTATCACCAAAGGTGCCGTAAACGTCAGCATGGGTAGCTTCAGCACCTATCGTGCTGCCGTCGACCTCGATGGTAAACTGAGCAAAGATGGTAAACTCCTCTACCGCCTCAACGTCGCCGGCCAGCAAAAAGACTTCTATACCAAATACAACTACAGCAATCGCTACCTCTTCGCTCCCGTTGTTAAATACCTCGTAGACGACAGAACGTCCGTAACCTTCGAATACACTTACCAAACATCAAAATACCTCTCCAACGGAAACTATACCTTCTCCAAAAGAAAACTCCTGGATGAAAATATCTCCAACGACTTCTTCTACGGAGATCCGTCCGTAGAACCGGGTAAATTAAATGACCACAGCGCTTACATCTACTTCGATCATCAACTGAATGACAGATGGCAGGCACACGCACAGGTCGCCTATTTCAACTTCAGCATGGTTGCCAACAGCATGTGGGCCAACAGCGTACAGGAAAATGGAGATATGGACCGCTACTTCAGCATAGGCGATGAAGCAGGCGAAAATCGCTTCGCCCAGATATCCTTCTCCGGAGAAGAATACACCGGCAAAGTACGCCACCGCATCCTCGCTGGCCTCGATATGGGAAACAAAAAATTCTGGGGAGACTTCCGCACGCTGAACCCCTCCATCAGGTTCGCTAAAGGAGAACTCTTCAACGTATACAATCCGAAATACGGACTGCCTTTCGATTCTATTCCTAAAATCGACCGCTCACAAAGCGTAAGAACCAGAGCCGGCCAATCAGATTATATATCCGTAGTCAACTATACCTCCGTATACGTACAAGACGAGCTGGCTTTCTTTAACAACAAACTCCGCTTATCCCTGGCAGGTAGGTTTACCTATGCCGAAACAGTAGGTAAAACAAAAACCGCTGGCCTGAAAGATAATGTAGTAACTCCTCGCGTCGGCTTAAGCTACTCGATCGATAAAGCAACCACCGTATACGCATTGTATGACAACTCCTTCGTGCCGCAAACAGGGCTGGATTCCAATCTGGTAGCGTTCAAACCTGTAAAAGGAGTAGATTACGAAGTAGGAGCAAAACGCGAATGGGCAAATGGTAAATGGCTGACCTCCATATCCGCTTACCGCATCTCCCGCGAAAACGCTAAAGTACCACTGGGATTCAAAGATAGCCGCGGAGCAGATGTATACGATGTACTGGGCCAAACCGTAACTAAAGGTATTGAAGCCGATATCAGTGGCGAAGTATTGCCCGGCCTCAACGTTACCTTAAACTACGCCTACACAGACGCTAAAATCACCAAAGAGGCCGCTAGCGCAAAGACCAAAACAGTTGGCAACGTAACACCTAACACATCCGCACACATCACCAACGCATGGATAAGCTACCGACTGGGCAACGGCCCGCTCTCCGGTCTGGGCGTAACGGGCGGCTTCCAATGGCTGGCAGATCGATATGTAGGGACCACAAAAACACCTAACATCCCGAACTACTTCCGTGTCGATGGCGGCCTAAGCTATCAAAGAGGTAAATACAATATCTCCATGCTGGTGAACAACCTGCTGGACGACCGTACCCTCCTCACTTCCGCTTCCCTCCCAACCTCCCCCGCAGGCTACTATAGCTATATCGTAGAAGCCCGCAGGAACTTCAGACTCACAATAGGATATCGTTTCTAA
- a CDS encoding pre-peptidase C-terminal domain-containing protein — protein sequence MKARLLLFAAALLAAPILKAQVSQGGRPLSFSRTSAVPVATKTVAALSLRTIQEEDAHNEKQGLPLRIGIIVPTDYSLQNSGTWETLANGDRIWRLRIAVQGALATSLYYKGMYLPEGSRLFVYNPERTQLIGAFTAANNQETGLFATEVIKGSDCIIEYYEPVAVSNKGRFTISGVNHVYSSRIPEGRAAANARLAASGSCNVNVNCPEGVAWQKQKRSVARIVFRLGSSSYLCSGALVNNARRNCKPYFLTANHCGSDASEADFNQWIFYFNYESPTCSNPATEPPSNTITGCVQRARAGDNGRVEGSDFQLVEFKQAVPQAYNVYYAGWNANVAASPSGVSIHHPAGDIKKISTYSTPLVASGYNTPSTPPYTHWKAAWVQTVTNWSVTEGGSSGSPLFNNQGEVVGQLSGGPSSCGASASNKVDYYGQFAQNWTSNGTDNLHQLKPWLDPDNTGILQLNGADYPCTDTSNPQTCPDPYEPNNSIDSAAVIFAGAEIRAKIGVRGDQDYYKINIADSSDLRVTLDNLPANYNLRLLSANGAVLATSTQGGTVADSIFRQRVAGTFIIQVYGNTASDANDSICYRLVAAVIPVKTCEDQLEPNNTQATAAVVRANTSFNAQISSASDVDYYQFTTTGTTNIDLTLDRLPADYDIRLLSSTGAQLASSQQGDVNTESISYATAAAGTYYVYIYGYNGAYSDIKCYRLNITTTPVTGCADAYEPNNTQATAAGIPVDSIVRAQIASASDVDWYSISTTTARPHIEISLSNLPKDYDVYLYNAAGTQLVKSENAGTTSERIVYNNGAVGKYYIRVIGYSGAFSNTQCYQLVAALSATPKQAVVSKYSKSSAGEDNRAGAGLHVYPVPARDRVFIELSSKANVLQRITVTDVSGKVVYDQRLRVATGHNKLEILLPQELKDGVYIISTDNEPSRKFILKR from the coding sequence ATGAAAGCAAGACTTTTACTCTTTGCGGCAGCATTGCTTGCCGCACCTATTTTAAAAGCCCAGGTTAGTCAGGGGGGGAGGCCATTGAGCTTTTCCAGGACGTCTGCTGTGCCGGTGGCTACTAAAACCGTTGCTGCGTTGTCGTTACGCACGATACAGGAAGAGGATGCCCATAATGAGAAGCAGGGGTTACCCTTACGTATAGGCATTATTGTTCCTACTGACTATTCCTTGCAGAATTCAGGTACCTGGGAGACGCTGGCTAACGGGGATCGTATATGGCGATTGCGGATAGCTGTGCAAGGGGCGTTGGCGACCTCTTTGTATTACAAGGGGATGTATTTGCCAGAAGGTAGCCGGCTGTTCGTATACAACCCGGAGAGGACACAGCTGATCGGTGCGTTTACTGCGGCGAACAACCAGGAGACTGGTCTTTTTGCAACGGAGGTGATCAAGGGAAGTGATTGTATTATCGAGTATTATGAGCCAGTGGCGGTGAGCAATAAGGGACGGTTTACTATTTCTGGTGTTAACCATGTATACAGTTCACGTATCCCGGAGGGGAGGGCAGCTGCCAATGCCCGGCTGGCGGCATCGGGTAGCTGTAATGTCAATGTGAACTGTCCGGAAGGGGTAGCCTGGCAAAAGCAGAAACGTTCGGTGGCCAGGATCGTATTCCGGTTGGGCAGCAGTAGTTACCTCTGTTCCGGCGCGTTAGTGAATAATGCGCGAAGGAATTGCAAACCATACTTCCTGACAGCCAACCACTGTGGTTCTGATGCTTCGGAAGCTGACTTTAACCAATGGATATTTTATTTCAACTACGAGTCTCCTACCTGCAGTAATCCGGCTACAGAACCACCCAGCAATACTATTACCGGTTGTGTACAACGTGCCCGTGCGGGCGACAACGGGCGTGTAGAGGGATCTGATTTTCAGCTGGTGGAATTCAAACAAGCGGTACCGCAGGCGTACAATGTATATTATGCCGGGTGGAATGCCAATGTGGCTGCTAGCCCGAGTGGTGTGAGCATACACCATCCGGCCGGGGATATCAAAAAGATATCTACCTATTCTACGCCGCTGGTGGCTTCTGGTTACAATACTCCTAGTACTCCTCCCTATACACACTGGAAAGCGGCGTGGGTACAGACGGTTACTAACTGGAGTGTTACGGAAGGCGGGTCTTCCGGGTCTCCGTTATTCAATAACCAGGGAGAGGTTGTTGGACAGTTGTCCGGCGGGCCTTCCAGTTGTGGTGCCTCTGCTTCCAACAAGGTGGATTATTATGGTCAGTTTGCGCAGAACTGGACATCGAACGGAACGGACAACCTGCATCAGCTGAAGCCCTGGCTGGACCCGGATAATACAGGCATCCTGCAGTTGAACGGTGCGGATTATCCCTGTACGGATACCAGCAATCCGCAGACGTGTCCTGACCCCTATGAGCCTAACAACTCGATCGATTCCGCCGCTGTTATTTTCGCCGGTGCAGAGATCAGGGCTAAGATCGGAGTGCGTGGGGATCAGGATTATTACAAGATCAATATTGCTGATAGCAGCGATCTCCGTGTCACGCTGGACAACTTACCCGCTAACTACAACCTGCGTCTGTTAAGTGCCAATGGTGCTGTGCTGGCTACTTCTACTCAAGGAGGAACGGTGGCGGACAGCATTTTCCGTCAGCGAGTAGCAGGGACCTTTATCATCCAGGTATATGGTAATACTGCCAGTGATGCGAATGATTCGATCTGTTACCGGTTAGTGGCTGCCGTTATTCCTGTAAAGACCTGTGAGGATCAGCTGGAGCCTAATAATACGCAGGCAACGGCTGCCGTTGTGCGTGCCAATACCAGTTTCAATGCACAGATCTCTTCTGCTTCCGACGTTGACTATTACCAATTTACCACTACGGGCACTACGAATATTGACCTTACACTTGACCGCCTGCCTGCAGATTATGACATCCGATTATTATCCAGCACGGGTGCACAGCTGGCGAGTTCGCAACAAGGCGATGTAAATACGGAAAGCATCAGTTATGCTACGGCGGCAGCGGGTACCTACTATGTGTATATATATGGCTATAACGGCGCTTACTCAGACATCAAATGTTATCGTCTCAACATTACGACTACTCCTGTAACAGGTTGTGCGGATGCTTATGAGCCTAACAATACGCAGGCTACGGCAGCGGGCATCCCGGTTGATTCTATTGTGCGGGCGCAGATCGCCAGTGCATCAGATGTAGACTGGTATAGTATCTCCACTACGACTGCGAGACCACATATCGAGATCAGCCTGAGTAATTTACCGAAGGACTATGATGTATATCTTTACAATGCAGCCGGCACTCAGCTTGTTAAATCTGAAAATGCGGGTACTACCAGTGAAAGGATTGTATACAACAATGGTGCGGTAGGCAAGTATTATATACGGGTGATAGGATATAGCGGCGCTTTCAGTAATACGCAGTGTTATCAGCTGGTAGCTGCGCTCAGTGCTACACCGAAACAGGCCGTGGTCAGCAAATACAGTAAGTCTTCTGCCGGAGAGGATAATAGAGCGGGGGCCGGTCTTCATGTTTACCCGGTACCTGCCAGAGACAGGGTATTTATAGAATTGTCGAGCAAGGCGAATGTTTTGCAGCGGATCACGGTTACGGACGTATCCGGCAAGGTGGTATATGATCAGCGTTTACGTGTGGCAACGGGGCATAATAAGTTAGAGATATTGCTGCCACAGGAACTGAAGGACGGCGTATATATTATCAGCACGGACAACGAACCATCCCGTAAGTTTATCCTTAAACGTTAA
- a CDS encoding copper resistance protein NlpE N-terminal domain-containing protein produces the protein MKPLSALLFSAITIVCISCGHHSTPASATNTSVKTVPDTSSSGISNDASAVIYTGQLPCGNCSGVAATLTLSASRQDGFYYTLREVYQGLKSGKDEVITSEGTYTILRGTSSDPQAEVVLLNPEKDKVLQRCFQRKGVEVLQLLDNEQRPLPGAQQFQLRRKK, from the coding sequence ATGAAACCTCTTTCCGCATTATTGTTTTCCGCCATTACTATTGTCTGCATCTCCTGCGGGCATCATTCCACACCGGCCAGCGCTACCAATACTTCTGTTAAGACTGTACCGGACACTTCTTCTTCCGGTATCAGCAACGATGCATCTGCTGTGATCTACACTGGTCAGCTACCCTGTGGTAACTGCAGTGGGGTTGCTGCTACGCTTACACTTTCAGCCAGTCGTCAGGATGGTTTTTACTATACGCTGCGTGAGGTCTATCAAGGGCTTAAGTCTGGGAAAGACGAGGTGATCACGAGCGAGGGTACCTATACTATTTTGCGGGGTACGTCATCTGACCCGCAGGCGGAGGTGGTGCTGCTGAATCCTGAGAAGGACAAGGTGTTACAGCGCTGTTTTCAAAGGAAGGGAGTGGAGGTGCTTCAGCTGTTGGATAATGAGCAACGGCCTCTTCCTGGTGCGCAGCAGTTCCAACTTAGGAGGAAAAAATAA
- a CDS encoding diacylglycerol/lipid kinase family protein translates to MLQPERPRLLFVINPVSGGKKKADPELVIRNFFNGRPESIEIYLMQGANDDDSLAHYIRRWQPDIVIAAGGDGTVRMVASHLLNTGIPMGILPAGSANGMAAELCLPQDMEQAIKVIVNGVAKDIDVIRVNKDICIHLGDIGLNALLVRNFERQGMRGKLGYARAVLKTLYHRQLMDVHIDNGNVSIQRKAFMIVLANARMYGTGACINPDGELGDGIFEVVILRRLSVLELMKMLFRHRPFNPEKTEIIKARKVNIVTRTRAHFQVDGEYLGKTHQVEAHILPQQLRIVVAE, encoded by the coding sequence ATGTTACAACCGGAAAGACCGAGGCTGTTGTTTGTGATCAATCCAGTTTCCGGGGGCAAAAAGAAGGCCGATCCTGAACTGGTGATCAGAAATTTTTTTAATGGCCGTCCGGAATCGATAGAGATCTACCTGATGCAGGGTGCCAACGACGACGACTCTCTGGCCCATTATATCAGACGCTGGCAACCCGATATCGTCATCGCAGCAGGCGGAGATGGTACCGTCCGTATGGTCGCCTCCCACCTCCTCAATACCGGCATCCCCATGGGAATATTACCGGCCGGCTCCGCAAATGGAATGGCAGCAGAACTATGCCTACCCCAGGATATGGAACAGGCAATAAAAGTGATCGTAAATGGTGTCGCAAAAGATATTGACGTGATCCGCGTAAATAAAGATATCTGCATACACCTGGGAGATATCGGCCTCAACGCCTTGCTGGTAAGGAATTTTGAACGGCAGGGAATGCGGGGCAAACTAGGATATGCCCGCGCCGTCCTGAAGACATTATACCACCGTCAGCTCATGGACGTACATATCGACAATGGCAACGTAAGTATACAGCGTAAAGCATTTATGATCGTACTCGCAAATGCCCGCATGTACGGTACCGGCGCTTGCATCAACCCCGATGGAGAACTGGGGGATGGAATATTTGAAGTCGTAATATTAAGACGGCTCTCCGTACTGGAATTGATGAAAATGCTATTCCGGCATCGTCCCTTCAATCCAGAAAAGACAGAGATCATAAAAGCCAGGAAAGTAAATATCGTCACACGCACCCGGGCACACTTTCAGGTAGATGGGGAATACCTCGGAAAGACACACCAGGTAGAAGCCCACATCCTGCCACAACAACTCAGGATCGTAGTGGCAGAATAA